From Phosphitispora fastidiosa:
GATCAGCATCATCAGCAATGCAACCGCGAGCGCGTAGATGACGGCGACCGCGACCGCAGTCGCGCCGCCCTGCCCGGCATCGCGCAGCCGCTTGATGTGGATGACGAGCCAGGCCCAGATCAGCGCTGCCTGCACGGCACAGAACGGCCAGACCCCGCTGCGCGCGATCACCTCGGGAGTGAGGAGGAACTGCGCCGCGACCCCCGCCGCATAGATCGCGAGCAGCGACAGCCAGAACGCCCGGCGGCCGAGCCGCCCGTCGAG
This genomic window contains:
- a CDS encoding DUF805 domain-containing protein; amino-acid sequence: LDGRLGRRAFWLSLLAIYAAGVAAQFLLTPEVIARSGVWPFCAVQAALIWAWLVIHIKRLRDAGQGGATAVAVAVIYALAVALLMMLI